The Triticum aestivum cultivar Chinese Spring chromosome 7B, IWGSC CS RefSeq v2.1, whole genome shotgun sequence genome window below encodes:
- the LOC123156615 gene encoding uncharacterized protein: MPDLSPSKGVLSCLYSRCDSASQSKGTHKLLFDLILDYYDKAVDRLPVKEMPPDVDLLRLVEGSGFCFGLLDPVSNIIFNTISVLPHDIGATPKPSSPCRKKSKRTLPKITRKPKWDEIASKSYKGLIDFMLSYFGCLSKDQAARYLFWSSADVSLAVMLVEYEFGTDNPLLPYPGSERTQAALKMAALGARHTAPDSFVRFVTSQYPRNILLNSARVLADSGRKLHIADVKGIVDLVHSLDTPCYDAKVALLPNGRTVCYVQKITFHGEVLAAEAVTSKISDLGDGYSSSSTTTTLCPAGYHITYVRHIGLERLSYCLSEANAEKHRLNAACGNSCEYLQSLKMRLLQYIQTFYLTVFSRLPAGCEHLIRSILVAGHCYGPMDPVSNVIISSIWYDRWCPLPEADRKGIQAYDILNTCYMLRTQARSLKGLLCLACALDPTLTEECAAKALRDNTCDLFGKLSGVFPLGSGSSNIFHMAAKAAGHPLPAGLGLLYQQLAQVPARFAQLSSLITSSRVLSPDVCNQIAAFLEGEFKITPHVQNELQAQAPKLCKEALKTLSRKRSGHGCKTEFIRFKLAQLLDKYASEHPWEPKYVLNFICGVEERGPLFTVCYRVNFMATPESQDENTLFFAEFWVSYPQPPKPNFCCPLQQPYSGRCYFGEASARKIVYPCSTEYFMSDITAYGTKDAEDILDTDFVYFDSRRDLKFATDVNSYYAPGFPVLSRPIVLATDEELKMLGP; this comes from the exons ATGCCGGACCTCTCCCCGTCCAAGGGGGTGCTCTCATGCCTGTACAGCAGGTGCGACAGTGCCTCTCAGTCCAAAGGCACGCATAAGCTTCTCTTCGACCTCATCCTCGACTACTACGACAAGGCGGTCGATCGGCTGCCCGTTAAGGAGATGCCGCCGGACGTTGACCTCCTCCGCCTCGTAGAAGGCTCCGGCTTCTGTTTCGGCCTCCTCGATCCCGTCTCCAACATTATCTTCAACACCATCTCCGTCCTACCGCACGACATCGGAGCAACCCCAAAGCCATCTTCTCCATGCCGAAAGAAGTCCAAGAGGACTCTCCCCAAAATCACTCGAAAACCTAAGTGGGACGAGATTGCATCGAAATCTTACAAAGGTCTCATTGATTTCATGCTGAGCTACTTTGGATGCCTCAGCAAGGACCAGGCCGCCCGCTACCTCTTCTGGTCCAGCGCCGATGTTAGCCTTGCCGTCATGCTTGTCGAGTATGAATTTGGCACAGATAATCCTTTGCTCCCCTACCCTGGCTCCGAAAGGACGCAGGCTGCCCTCAAAATGGCGGCGCTCGGAGCACGTCACACTGCACCCGACAGCTTTGTGCGGTTCGTGACGTCCCAGTACCCCAGGAACATTCTGCTCAACTCGGCCCGTGTTCTGGCGGATAGTGGCCGGAAGCTCCACATTGCCGATGTCAAAGGCATTGTCGATCTGGTGCACTCTCTGGACACGCCCTGCTACGATGCCAAAGTAGCCCTGCTGCCGAACGGAAGAACTGTCTGCTACGTTCAGAAGATCACCTTTCATGGAGAAGTCCTTGCAGCAGAAGCAGTCACCAGCAAGATTTCTGACCTCGGAGATGgctacagcagcagcagcaccaccaccacacTCTGCCCAGCCGGATACCACATCACATATGTGCGCCATATTGGATTGGAGAGGCTATCTTATTGTTTGTCAGAGGCCAATGCAGAAAAGCACAGGTTAAATGCCGCGTGCGGAAACTCCTGTGAATACCTACAGTCCCTTAAGATGCGCCTCCTCCAGTATATCCAAACCTTCTACCTCACTGTGTTCTCCCGGCTACCAGCGGGCTGCGAGCACTTGATCCGCAGCATCCTTGTTGCTGGCCACTGCTATGGCCCCATGGATCCCGTCAGCAACGTAATTATCAGCTCCATCTGGTATGACAGGTGGTGTCCACTCCCGGAGGCTGACCGCAAGGGGATCCAAGCATATGACATATTGAACACCTGCTACATGCTTCGAACACAAGCTCGTTCCCTAAAAGGCCTTCTATGCTTAGCCTGTGCATTGGACCCCACATTGACGGAGGAATGTGCTGCGAAGGCCCTTCGTGACAACACTTGCGACTTATTTGGGAAATTGTCGGGAGTGTTTCCACTAGGATCAGGTTCTTCCAATATTTTTCATATGGCGGCCAAGGCTGCTGGACACCCTCTGCCTGCTGGCCTAGGATTGCTTTACCAACAGCTGGCACAAGTGCCTGCGAGATTTGCTCAGCTCTCCTCTTTGATAACTTCGAGCAGGGTGTTATCCCCTGATGTTTGCAATCAAATAGCTGCCTTTCTGGAAGGGGAATTCAAAATCACTCCACATGTGCAGAATGAGTTGCAGGCTCAGGCTCCTAAACTATGCAAAGAGGCATTGAAAACACTGTCAAGAAAGAGATCAGGACATGGGTGCAAGACTGAATTCATTCGTTTTAAGCTTGCACAACTACTGGATAAGTATGCCTCTGAGCATCCTTGG GAACCAAAATATGTGCTGAACTTCATTTGTGGTGTGGAGGAAAGGGGTCCTTTATTCACAGTGTGCTACCGTGTTAATTTTATGGCCACTCCCGAATCACAGGATGAGAACACACTTTTCTTTGCTGAATTCTGGGTTTCATATCCTCAGCCGCCAAAACCAAATTTCTGCTGCCCTTTGCAACAGCCATATAGTG GACGTTGCTACTTTGGCGAGGCTTCTGCAAGGAAGATTGTTTATCCGTGTTCCACAGAGTACTTTATGTCTGACATTACTGCATATGGAACAAAGGACGCAGAAGACATACTAGACACCGATTTTGTCTATTTTGACTCTCGGAGGGACCTGAAGTTTGCAACCGATGTGAACAGCTACTATGCACCAGGGTTCCCTGTGCTATCGAGGCCGATTGTCTTGGCCACTGACGAGGAGCTAAAGATGTTGGGCCCATAA